One genomic region from Candidatus Edwardsbacteria bacterium encodes:
- a CDS encoding ATP-binding protein, giving the protein MEQILYRYNPWWEPGWQLESLHQRAGYLEAMEASLDSRDIVMLTGLRRIGKTTLMHLLIDRMIKRGLAEPRRIFYVSLDDYLLAKSNLPEIIEAYRKIHGFSHREKVYLFLDEVTYLPGYEQQLKNVYDGQRAKVFASSSSASLLKSKKSHLVGRHRLVEIMPLDFGEYLKFSNITISKADRHLTESHFEKYLATGGIPEYVLRREPAYLRELADDIIHKDIAALHGIKALQQLKDFFLLLMERSGKAFSINKLASVLSISPDTAGRYLELFADSYLIHLVPRQGKTNARLLAPKKIYAADLGIRSQFTGFRDLGSLFENYIYLKIKHLGPRYVYQDGIELDFVTDKGLLIEAKYNSAMTAMQQELFRLTPARKKLVINGPHDLKLLETVDK; this is encoded by the coding sequence ATGGAGCAAATTTTATATCGTTACAATCCCTGGTGGGAGCCGGGCTGGCAGCTGGAAAGCCTTCACCAGCGGGCCGGGTATTTGGAGGCGATGGAAGCATCTCTGGACAGCCGGGACATTGTGATGCTGACCGGCTTGCGCCGTATCGGAAAGACCACCCTGATGCACCTGCTGATAGACCGGATGATAAAGAGGGGCCTGGCCGAGCCCCGGCGTATTTTTTACGTAAGCCTGGATGATTATCTGCTGGCCAAGAGCAACCTGCCCGAAATAATAGAGGCCTACCGCAAGATACACGGCTTCAGCCACCGGGAAAAGGTATATCTGTTCCTGGACGAAGTGACCTATCTGCCCGGGTACGAACAGCAGCTTAAAAATGTTTACGACGGCCAGAGGGCCAAGGTCTTCGCCTCGTCATCCAGCGCCTCGCTTTTAAAAAGCAAAAAATCACACTTGGTGGGGCGGCACCGGTTGGTGGAGATAATGCCTCTGGACTTTGGCGAATACTTAAAATTCTCAAACATCACCATATCCAAGGCGGACCGGCATCTTACCGAAAGCCACTTTGAGAAATACTTAGCCACCGGCGGCATTCCGGAGTATGTGTTGCGCCGGGAACCGGCCTACTTAAGGGAACTGGCGGATGACATCATCCACAAGGATATTGCCGCCCTGCACGGAATCAAGGCGCTGCAGCAGCTGAAGGATTTTTTTCTGCTGCTGATGGAACGGTCGGGCAAAGCATTCAGCATCAACAAGTTGGCCAGCGTCCTGTCAATATCTCCGGACACCGCTGGACGCTACCTGGAGCTGTTTGCCGACAGCTATCTGATCCATCTGGTTCCCCGCCAGGGAAAGACCAATGCCCGGCTGCTGGCCCCCAAAAAGATCTACGCGGCCGATCTGGGAATAAGGAGCCAGTTCACCGGATTTCGCGATCTGGGAAGCCTGTTTGAGAATTACATCTACCTTAAGATCAAGCATCTGGGGCCGCGCTATGTTTACCAGGACGGCATCGAGCTGGATTTCGTAACCGATAAGGGCCTTTTGATAGAAGCCAAGTATAACAGCGCCATGACAGCCATGCAGCAGGAGCTGTTCCGGCTGACGCCGGCCAGAAAAAAACTAGTGATCAACGGTCCGCATGACTTGAAGCTGCTGGAAACAGTGGACAAATAG
- the galE gene encoding UDP-glucose 4-epimerase GalE — protein sequence MSKVLITGGCGYVGSHVNKCLSQKGHQTVVLDNLVHGHREFAKWGRLVEMDLGDRAGLEKLLAAEKFDAVLHFAGYIAVGESVREPETYYRNNVGNSLILLAAMRQAGLNRIIFSSTAAVYGDPVQIPLGEDHPLAPINPYGRTKLIIEQALRDFSAAYGLRSAALRYFNAAGAAPGAGIGERHVPETHLIPLVLGAALGKRPEVSVYGADYDTPDGTCLRDYIHVDDLAEAHVLALEYLEQGGGTDCFNLGNGNGFSVQEVISTARKVTGREIKAEITPRREGDAPRLIASSDKAKRILNWKPRYTDLGDIVKTAWEWHKV from the coding sequence ATGAGTAAAGTACTGATTACCGGGGGATGCGGCTATGTGGGCTCGCATGTCAACAAATGCTTAAGCCAGAAGGGCCACCAGACCGTGGTGCTGGACAACCTGGTCCACGGCCACCGGGAATTCGCCAAGTGGGGAAGGCTGGTGGAGATGGATCTGGGCGACCGGGCCGGGCTGGAAAAACTGCTGGCGGCGGAAAAGTTCGACGCGGTGCTGCACTTTGCCGGCTACATCGCGGTGGGCGAAAGCGTGCGGGAGCCCGAGACATATTACCGCAACAACGTGGGCAACAGCCTGATCCTGCTGGCGGCCATGAGGCAGGCCGGCCTGAACCGGATCATCTTCTCCTCCACCGCGGCGGTCTACGGCGACCCGGTGCAGATCCCCCTGGGTGAGGACCACCCCCTGGCCCCCATCAATCCCTACGGCCGCACCAAGCTGATCATCGAGCAGGCCCTGCGGGATTTCTCGGCGGCCTACGGCCTGCGCTCGGCCGCCCTGCGCTATTTCAACGCCGCCGGGGCGGCGCCGGGGGCCGGTATCGGAGAACGGCACGTCCCCGAGACCCACCTGATACCGCTGGTGCTGGGGGCGGCCCTGGGCAAGCGGCCCGAGGTCTCGGTCTACGGCGCGGACTATGACACCCCGGACGGCACCTGCCTGCGGGACTACATCCACGTGGACGACCTGGCCGAGGCCCATGTCCTGGCATTGGAATACCTGGAACAGGGCGGGGGGACGGACTGCTTCAATCTGGGCAACGGGAACGGCTTCTCGGTGCAGGAGGTGATCTCGACCGCCCGGAAGGTCACCGGCCGGGAGATCAAGGCGGAGATCACCCCCCGCAGGGAGGGCGATGCCCCGCGGCTGATCGCCTCGTCGGACAAGGCCAAGAGGATACTGAACTGGAAGCCCCGCTATACCGACCTGGGGGACATCGTGAAGACGGCTTGGGAGTGGCATAAGGTATAA
- the thrS gene encoding threonine--tRNA ligase gives MDSNSIKITLPDGSVREYQKGVSAAEVVKSIGSGLARASLAATIDGKPVGLGTTIAHDASFTALTFDSPEGKDIYRHSASHLMAQAVTELYPEVKVAIGPSIEDGFYYDFDRATAFTPEDLAKIEAQMAEIVKKDLPIVREELSRDQALEMFKSKGELYKTELINDLPEGEKISLYRQGEFADLCRGPHLPSTGRMRFYKLLSVAGAYWRGDEKRKMLQRIYGTAFDKKEQLEAHLQKLEEIKKRDHRKLGKEMDLFSLHDEAGAGLVCWHPKGARMRSIVEDHWRKRHFAGGYDIVYTPHIGKEWVWQTSGHLKFYKENMYSPLDIDGTDYYLKPVNCPMQILIYKAGHYSYRDLPLRWAELGTVYRYERSGTLTGLFRVRGFTQDDAHIICTPAQMDDEVLRVLDFSLSIMADFGFKDVKIELSVRDPNNLDKYAGSDEMWIKGEESLVKALQARNIDYERMEGEAVFYGPKIDIKIRDSLGRLWQCTTIQFDFNMPVGFDMTYIGEDGKEHRPYMVHRALLGSLERFFGILIEHYAGNFPLWLAPVQLAVMNITDAQGDYARKLGDRLQESEYRVKMFLGSEKVGAKIRDAEMEKIPYMAVVGDREMEAGTVSLRKHGQGDIGKMTIEELMAKLGDEVQGRK, from the coding sequence ATGGACAGCAACAGCATCAAGATCACCCTGCCGGACGGCAGTGTCAGGGAATACCAAAAGGGGGTCAGCGCCGCCGAGGTGGTCAAATCCATCGGCAGCGGTCTGGCCAGAGCTTCGCTTGCGGCCACAATAGACGGTAAGCCGGTGGGCCTGGGCACCACCATCGCCCATGACGCCTCCTTCACCGCCCTGACCTTCGATTCTCCGGAGGGCAAGGATATATACCGCCACTCGGCCAGCCACTTGATGGCCCAGGCCGTCACCGAGCTGTACCCCGAGGTCAAGGTGGCCATCGGCCCGTCCATTGAGGACGGCTTCTACTACGATTTCGACCGCGCTACTGCTTTTACCCCGGAAGACCTGGCCAAGATAGAGGCCCAGATGGCCGAGATCGTAAAAAAGGATCTGCCCATCGTCAGGGAAGAACTGTCGCGGGACCAGGCGCTGGAGATGTTCAAATCCAAGGGAGAACTGTATAAAACCGAACTGATCAACGACCTGCCGGAGGGGGAAAAGATATCCCTCTACCGCCAGGGCGAGTTCGCCGACCTGTGCCGAGGGCCGCACCTGCCGTCCACCGGACGAATGCGCTTCTACAAGCTACTGTCGGTGGCCGGGGCCTACTGGCGGGGCGACGAAAAGCGGAAGATGCTGCAGCGCATCTACGGCACCGCCTTCGACAAGAAGGAACAGCTGGAGGCCCACCTGCAGAAGCTGGAGGAGATCAAGAAGCGTGACCACCGCAAGCTGGGCAAGGAGATGGATCTGTTCTCGCTGCACGATGAGGCCGGGGCCGGGCTGGTGTGCTGGCATCCCAAGGGGGCCAGGATGCGGTCAATTGTGGAGGACCACTGGCGGAAAAGACATTTTGCCGGGGGCTACGATATCGTCTACACCCCGCACATCGGCAAGGAATGGGTGTGGCAGACCTCCGGCCACCTGAAGTTCTACAAGGAGAACATGTATTCCCCGCTGGATATCGACGGCACCGACTATTACCTGAAGCCGGTCAACTGCCCGATGCAGATACTGATCTACAAAGCCGGGCACTATTCCTACCGGGACCTGCCGCTGCGCTGGGCCGAGCTGGGCACCGTCTACCGCTACGAACGGAGCGGAACGCTGACCGGGCTGTTCCGGGTGCGGGGCTTCACCCAGGACGACGCCCACATCATCTGCACCCCGGCCCAGATGGACGACGAGGTATTAAGGGTGCTGGACTTCTCGCTGTCGATCATGGCCGATTTCGGGTTCAAGGACGTCAAGATAGAGCTGTCGGTGCGGGACCCCAACAACCTGGACAAATACGCCGGCTCGGACGAGATGTGGATCAAGGGCGAGGAATCGCTGGTGAAAGCGCTTCAGGCCCGCAACATAGACTACGAGAGGATGGAGGGCGAGGCGGTGTTCTACGGGCCCAAGATAGACATCAAGATCCGGGATTCTTTGGGCCGGCTGTGGCAGTGCACCACCATCCAGTTCGACTTCAACATGCCGGTGGGATTCGACATGACCTATATCGGCGAGGACGGCAAGGAGCACCGGCCCTACATGGTGCACCGGGCCCTGCTGGGATCGTTGGAACGCTTCTTCGGGATCCTGATCGAGCACTACGCCGGGAATTTCCCGCTGTGGCTGGCCCCGGTTCAGCTGGCGGTGATGAACATCACCGATGCCCAAGGGGATTACGCACGCAAACTAGGGGACAGGTTACAGGAATCAGAGTACAGGGTGAAGATGTTTTTGGGCTCGGAGAAGGTGGGGGCCAAGATCCGGGACGCCGAGATGGAGAAGATCCCCTACATGGCGGTGGTGGGAGACCGGGAGATGGAGGCCGGGACCGTCTCGCTGCGGAAGCACGGCCAGGGGGATATCGGAAAGATGACGATTGAGGAGTTGATGGCCAAGCTGGGGGATGAGGTGCAGGGCAGAAAGTGA
- the ftsE gene encoding cell division ATP-binding protein FtsE — MIELLHVSKTFQNSWQALTEINFSIEKGEFVFLIGPSGSGKSTILRLLMMEDFPDQGVVKVAGFASDCIKRRQIPQLRRKLGVIFQDFKLLPERTVYENVAFALEVTGASHGMIHKKSMAALNQVGLSHKRHSLPHQMSGGEQQKVAIARALVNDPFILLADEPTGNVDPQGTLEIIQILKDINARGTAVLMATHEQELVKKMPYRVLMLDNGKIEKDLPARITQRRREE; from the coding sequence ATGATAGAACTGTTGCATGTCTCCAAGACCTTCCAGAACAGCTGGCAGGCGCTGACAGAGATCAATTTTAGTATCGAAAAAGGCGAGTTCGTCTTTCTGATCGGTCCATCGGGCTCCGGCAAGAGCACTATCCTGCGCCTGCTGATGATGGAGGATTTCCCGGATCAGGGGGTGGTCAAGGTGGCCGGGTTCGCCTCGGACTGCATCAAGCGCCGGCAGATACCCCAGCTGAGGCGAAAGCTGGGGGTGATCTTCCAGGATTTCAAGCTGCTGCCGGAGCGGACGGTCTACGAGAACGTGGCCTTTGCCCTGGAAGTGACCGGGGCCTCCCACGGGATGATCCACAAGAAATCCATGGCGGCCCTCAACCAGGTGGGACTGTCGCACAAGCGGCACTCCCTGCCGCACCAGATGTCGGGCGGCGAACAGCAGAAGGTGGCCATCGCCCGGGCCCTGGTCAACGATCCGTTCATCCTGCTGGCCGACGAGCCCACCGGGAACGTGGATCCCCAGGGGACCCTGGAGATAATCCAGATCCTGAAGGACATCAATGCCAGGGGAACGGCGGTGCTGATGGCCACCCACGAGCAGGAGCTGGTGAAGAAGATGCCCTACCGGGTGCTGATGCTGGACAACGGAAAGATCGAGAAGGACCTGCCGGCCAGGATCACCCAGCGGCGGCGGGAGGAGTAG
- the pdxA gene encoding 4-hydroxythreonine-4-phosphate dehydrogenase PdxA has protein sequence MKPRIAITMGDPAGIGPEIAIKAALDNRVRRACCPILVGPRDLWGELAGAFKLKLNNVPIHDIYCPKFNIGPGRESAQTGRIAAESIIAAAVMALDNAISGMATAPISKKALALAGYKQTAHTELLAELCGSGPCAMMFAAQKLKVTLATIHQPLAKVPGLITRQVILDKLSLTDAALKKLWGIKNPRIVVLGLNPHAGEQGLLGREEIAVISPAVARAVKSGINAIGPVSAEAGFRLCQEGRADALLAMYHDQGLLALKVLGGATNITLGLPFIRTSPDHGTATDIAWKNKADPEPMIRAVLLAARLSGKASKDHGPGL, from the coding sequence ATGAAACCAAGAATAGCCATAACCATGGGGGATCCGGCCGGGATCGGGCCGGAGATCGCCATAAAAGCGGCCCTGGACAACCGGGTCAGACGGGCCTGTTGTCCCATACTGGTGGGGCCGAGGGACCTGTGGGGGGAATTAGCCGGGGCCTTCAAGCTGAAGCTGAACAATGTCCCGATACACGACATCTACTGCCCCAAGTTCAACATCGGACCGGGCAGGGAGAGCGCCCAGACCGGGAGGATCGCGGCCGAATCCATCATCGCCGCGGCGGTGATGGCCCTGGACAACGCGATATCCGGAATGGCCACCGCCCCCATCTCCAAAAAAGCCCTGGCTTTGGCGGGCTATAAACAGACGGCCCACACCGAGCTGCTGGCCGAGCTGTGCGGCTCCGGCCCCTGCGCCATGATGTTCGCCGCCCAAAAGCTCAAGGTGACGCTGGCCACCATTCACCAGCCGCTGGCCAAGGTTCCCGGGCTGATCACCAGGCAGGTGATACTGGATAAATTGTCCCTGACCGATGCCGCCCTGAAAAAATTATGGGGCATCAAAAATCCCCGGATCGTGGTTCTGGGGCTCAATCCCCATGCCGGAGAGCAGGGTCTGCTGGGCAGGGAGGAGATAGCGGTGATCTCTCCGGCCGTGGCCCGGGCTGTTAAATCTGGCATCAATGCCATCGGGCCGGTGTCGGCTGAGGCCGGTTTCAGGTTATGCCAGGAGGGAAGGGCCGACGCCCTGCTGGCCATGTACCACGATCAGGGACTGCTGGCTCTAAAAGTTTTGGGCGGGGCCACCAACATCACCCTGGGATTGCCGTTCATCCGGACCTCGCCGGATCACGGGACGGCCACGGATATCGCCTGGAAAAATAAGGCCGACCCCGAGCCGATGATCCGGGCGGTGCTGCTGGCGGCCAGGCTGTCGGGAAAGGCATCAAAGGATCATGGTCCTGGCCTTTAA
- a CDS encoding zinc ribbon domain-containing protein, whose product MPIYEYICQGCKKKVSLLILNPTTYGTPQCPSCKSEKLERIMSRFRTRQSEEKRMEKLANPSSFTGLDENDPVSVAKWAKKMGKELGDEAGEGFDEMVDQTMEEEVHKSKDEENV is encoded by the coding sequence ATGCCGATCTATGAATACATCTGCCAGGGCTGCAAAAAGAAGGTCAGCCTGCTGATCCTCAACCCCACGACTTACGGGACACCACAATGTCCCAGCTGTAAAAGCGAAAAACTGGAGCGGATCATGTCGCGATTCCGAACCCGGCAGTCCGAGGAGAAGCGGATGGAGAAGCTGGCCAATCCCTCCTCCTTTACCGGGCTGGACGAGAACGATCCGGTCTCGGTGGCCAAATGGGCCAAGAAGATGGGAAAAGAACTGGGGGACGAGGCCGGGGAAGGTTTCGACGAGATGGTGGACCAGACCATGGAGGAGGAGGTCCATAAAAGCAAAGATGAAGAGAATGTTTGA
- a CDS encoding tetratricopeptide repeat protein, which produces MRCGAVNWIKNNGGAGTTEDISSAVPFTIWQRQWEVCDVIGDRARARSVAEKVNSLSPRNSRYAITAGLYLSQLHIYNGEYQKALEQAKDTLVLALNRNQADLLANIYEQLSSAHQNLSNFDQAVEHTQKAMNIYSAAGNQPRLGSSLARLGQIYWKMGQYPKALPALDRAKQIFQENSDERSLALVLLTTANVLLATDEPSKAQEYYLASLAICRRIGDLAKQSTLHNNLGAIMYSQADYTGSLEHYRLGLRIDETLGNLHGQSTKLSNIAVMQALMGNHDQALANFEKGLRIEQATGNQDGQMRKLGNLATLYSLKGDFHRAIVYIDQALEICRKINSRSYHEFYLTQKVGYLGNIKDYQGAKALGEEAIEMSKSSGNQSHLVTLYSSLADIYYDTGEIEPAWEYSSRAVGIIESQELFEVNKEDSYFTHCLILEKQGRQKESDNYLELAYKEVQAKAGNIKDEKERTGFLSKNRSIARIVEKWDHSHSKKT; this is translated from the coding sequence ATGAGATGCGGAGCAGTGAACTGGATAAAAAATAACGGGGGGGCGGGGACCACCGAAGATATCTCCTCCGCGGTTCCCTTTACCATTTGGCAGCGTCAATGGGAGGTTTGCGACGTCATCGGCGACCGGGCCCGGGCCCGGTCGGTGGCCGAAAAGGTAAATTCCCTGTCTCCGAGGAATTCCCGTTATGCCATAACCGCCGGACTGTATCTGTCCCAGCTTCACATCTACAACGGAGAATACCAAAAGGCCCTGGAACAGGCCAAGGATACACTGGTCCTGGCGCTTAATCGGAACCAAGCAGATTTGCTAGCCAATATCTATGAGCAGTTATCGTCGGCTCACCAGAATCTTTCCAATTTCGACCAGGCGGTGGAGCACACCCAAAAGGCCATGAATATTTATTCGGCCGCAGGCAATCAGCCCCGGCTGGGAAGCTCGCTGGCCAGGCTGGGGCAGATCTACTGGAAGATGGGGCAATATCCCAAGGCCCTGCCGGCCCTGGATCGCGCCAAACAGATATTCCAGGAAAACAGCGACGAGCGTTCGCTGGCCTTGGTGTTGCTAACCACCGCCAATGTGCTGCTGGCCACCGATGAACCAAGCAAGGCCCAGGAATATTATCTGGCGTCGTTGGCTATCTGCCGGCGCATTGGCGACCTGGCCAAACAGAGCACCCTGCACAATAATCTGGGGGCGATCATGTACAGCCAGGCCGATTATACCGGCTCCCTGGAACATTACCGCCTGGGGCTCAGGATCGATGAGACCCTGGGCAACCTCCATGGCCAGTCGACCAAGCTGAGCAATATTGCGGTGATGCAGGCTTTGATGGGCAACCACGATCAGGCTCTGGCCAATTTTGAAAAGGGCCTCAGGATAGAACAGGCCACCGGCAACCAGGACGGCCAGATGCGCAAGCTGGGGAACCTGGCCACCCTCTACTCGCTAAAGGGCGATTTTCACCGGGCCATCGTTTACATTGACCAGGCGCTGGAGATCTGCAGAAAGATCAACAGCCGCAGCTACCACGAGTTTTACCTCACCCAGAAAGTGGGATACCTGGGCAATATCAAGGATTACCAGGGGGCCAAGGCGTTGGGGGAAGAGGCCATAGAAATGTCGAAGAGTTCCGGCAACCAGAGCCACCTGGTCACCTTGTATTCCTCGCTGGCCGATATATATTACGACACCGGAGAGATCGAACCGGCCTGGGAATATTCCAGCCGGGCCGTGGGGATAATCGAAAGCCAGGAACTATTCGAGGTCAACAAGGAGGACAGCTATTTCACCCATTGCCTGATTCTGGAGAAGCAGGGCCGGCAGAAAGAATCTGACAATTACCTGGAACTAGCCTATAAAGAAGTGCAGGCCAAGGCCGGGAACATAAAGGATGAAAAAGAGCGGACCGGATTTTTGAGCAAGAACCGGAGCATAGCCCGGATCGTTGAGAAATGGGATCATTCCCATTCAAAGAAAACCTGA
- a CDS encoding tetratricopeptide repeat protein, which translates to MNKLTGWIINNVKEIRSEGDLAASIPFTIWQRQWEVCDIVADRRSSEEISRRVNRLSEKIPIYQIDAWYYQCVIAKYQARYTKALELSRKGLEMAREKGDREKTALMHSLMGEACYNLSDYPKAIEHRLDALAIYQSLGMEVRSGDVKGDIGLAYWRMGDNQQALDYYQQALDIYQKNNDIRKMVSNKSNVAGALLRMDQADRAYDLYQEALVLARQVGDVHKQSTILNNLGAILIRKGRYNEALARLQEGLKIDQTIGNITGQASKMNNIGVLQGTLGNYDQSLEYLEKALEIDISTGNINGQISKLSNIADLWALKEDFKKAFDYSQRTVILSRQINSKAYLSHSLMRNVHLCVQMGVHQDAESYGLEGIALAEEIQSFSGLSMGLSNMADLYDALGQPDKALEYSNRAIEMIANHSTFEVALEKMYYRRYLILKKLGSQPEARESIERAYQEVLKKAREITDPKELERFYNNNKDNQTIIREWEELEAARKGQPADAGRSQ; encoded by the coding sequence ATGAACAAGCTGACCGGCTGGATAATAAACAATGTCAAGGAGATCCGGAGCGAAGGCGACCTGGCAGCCAGCATTCCCTTTACCATTTGGCAGAGGCAATGGGAGGTGTGCGATATCGTCGCCGACCGGAGATCTTCCGAAGAGATATCCCGGCGGGTGAACCGGCTGTCCGAAAAAATCCCAATATACCAGATTGACGCTTGGTATTATCAATGCGTCATCGCCAAGTACCAGGCCAGATACACTAAAGCCCTGGAACTATCCCGGAAGGGGCTGGAAATGGCCAGAGAAAAGGGAGACCGGGAAAAAACCGCCCTGATGCACAGCCTGATGGGCGAGGCCTGCTATAACCTGTCCGATTACCCTAAGGCCATCGAGCACCGGCTCGATGCCCTGGCCATCTACCAGTCGTTAGGGATGGAGGTGAGGTCGGGCGACGTAAAGGGCGACATCGGCCTGGCCTACTGGCGGATGGGTGATAACCAGCAGGCCCTGGATTATTACCAGCAGGCCCTGGACATATATCAAAAGAACAACGATATCCGCAAGATGGTCTCCAACAAGTCTAACGTGGCCGGGGCCCTGCTGCGGATGGACCAGGCGGACCGGGCCTATGATCTTTACCAGGAGGCGCTGGTCCTGGCCCGCCAGGTGGGCGATGTCCATAAGCAGAGCACCATTTTGAACAACCTGGGAGCCATCCTGATAAGAAAAGGCCGATATAATGAAGCCCTGGCCAGGCTGCAGGAGGGTCTGAAGATTGACCAGACCATCGGCAATATCACCGGCCAGGCATCAAAGATGAACAATATCGGAGTGCTTCAGGGAACTCTGGGCAATTATGATCAGTCGTTGGAATATTTGGAAAAGGCGCTGGAGATAGACATCTCTACCGGGAACATCAACGGACAGATTTCTAAGCTGAGTAATATTGCCGACCTGTGGGCCTTGAAGGAGGATTTTAAAAAAGCTTTCGATTACAGTCAGCGAACGGTGATTTTGAGCCGGCAGATAAATTCCAAGGCGTATCTATCCCATTCCCTGATGAGGAACGTTCATCTGTGCGTCCAGATGGGGGTACATCAGGATGCCGAATCTTACGGCCTGGAGGGGATCGCTTTGGCCGAGGAGATCCAAAGTTTCTCGGGGTTGAGCATGGGGCTGTCCAACATGGCCGATCTGTACGATGCCCTGGGGCAGCCGGACAAGGCTCTGGAATATTCCAACCGGGCCATCGAGATGATAGCCAATCATTCAACCTTCGAGGTGGCCCTGGAGAAGATGTATTACCGGAGATACCTGATACTGAAAAAACTAGGCAGTCAACCAGAGGCCAGGGAATCCATAGAGAGGGCCTACCAGGAGGTACTAAAAAAGGCCCGGGAGATAACCGATCCCAAGGAATTAGAGCGATTCTACAATAATAATAAAGACAACCAGACCATCATCAGGGAATGGGAGGAATTGGAGGCGGCAAGGAAGGGTCAGCCAGCTGATGCCGGCCGCAGCCAATGA
- a CDS encoding sulfite exporter TauE/SafE family protein, whose translation MVWLGYGMLGAMAGVVSGLFGIGGAVVIVPALVILFKFSQHQAQGTSLATLLLPIGLLAAWRYYSAGHVNIKAAGVMAVCFFFGGLLGAVLAEKISGVWLQRMFGVFLMAIAVKMILAK comes from the coding sequence ATGGTTTGGCTGGGATACGGGATGCTGGGGGCCATGGCCGGAGTGGTCAGCGGACTGTTCGGCATAGGCGGGGCGGTGGTGATTGTTCCGGCGCTGGTTATATTGTTTAAATTTTCCCAACACCAGGCCCAGGGCACCTCGCTGGCTACATTGCTTTTGCCCATCGGACTGCTGGCGGCCTGGCGTTATTATTCGGCCGGGCATGTCAACATCAAGGCGGCCGGGGTAATGGCGGTCTGCTTTTTCTTCGGCGGGCTGTTGGGGGCGGTGCTGGCCGAGAAGATCTCCGGGGTCTGGCTGCAGAGGATGTTCGGGGTGTTCCTGATGGCCATTGCGGTAAAGATGATCCTGGCCAAATGA